The following coding sequences lie in one Myxococcales bacterium genomic window:
- a CDS encoding NAD-dependent epimerase/dehydratase family protein, with translation MNVLVTGATGFVGGAIARKLIMQGATVRVLVRDPQRLGPGLESAIVYLGDLGDPKKIAMAAQGSEGVIHAASEVLLRSDEEVLKWVNVAGTENVINAARYAGCRRMVYISCADVTLANCDRLNWNEDQRPDRPLLNGHARSKQLAEELALSASCAAMEVTALRPAWIWGAGDTSLLPDVCHEALAHGGMRLCGSGRNYFATSHIDVLAEAACGALKSAHAASRAYYVADLTQSTAIEFFSALCSAAGLPRPLKSHALLARTRAYLHRSSGNDVLVPSEVIKRSRHSLFDVQRAVKDLGITPVQSLEPGMERLKRWIADNGGPSHVAGMRRVPKTASSVKAQRRMAERENMLSGEPIIER, from the coding sequence ATGAATGTCTTGGTTACAGGGGCGACTGGGTTTGTGGGTGGGGCCATTGCTCGGAAACTTATCATGCAAGGTGCCACGGTACGGGTGCTGGTGCGTGATCCCCAGCGACTGGGGCCCGGCCTGGAATCGGCGATAGTGTATCTGGGAGACCTCGGAGATCCGAAGAAAATCGCCATGGCGGCCCAAGGCTCAGAAGGTGTCATCCATGCGGCGTCCGAAGTATTGTTACGCTCGGATGAGGAGGTGTTGAAATGGGTGAATGTCGCTGGCACGGAGAATGTCATCAATGCCGCGCGCTACGCGGGATGTAGGCGAATGGTGTACATCTCCTGCGCCGATGTGACGCTGGCCAACTGCGATCGATTGAACTGGAACGAAGACCAACGGCCCGATCGCCCTTTGTTGAATGGGCATGCCCGCTCCAAACAGCTTGCGGAGGAGCTGGCGCTCTCAGCGAGCTGCGCCGCCATGGAGGTGACGGCCCTGCGTCCAGCGTGGATTTGGGGAGCGGGCGATACGAGTTTGCTCCCCGATGTGTGCCATGAAGCACTGGCTCATGGGGGCATGCGCCTCTGTGGATCCGGCCGTAACTATTTCGCCACGTCGCACATCGATGTGCTGGCCGAGGCCGCATGCGGCGCTCTAAAAAGTGCCCACGCTGCAAGCAGAGCATATTACGTGGCAGATTTGACCCAGAGCACTGCTATTGAGTTCTTCAGCGCACTCTGTAGCGCCGCCGGTCTGCCGAGGCCCCTCAAAAGCCATGCGCTTTTGGCTCGGACAAGAGCCTACCTCCATCGATCTTCGGGTAATGACGTCCTGGTCCCGTCCGAAGTGATTAAACGCTCCCGTCACAGTCTGTTTGATGTGCAGCGTGCGGTGAAAGATCTTGGCATCACGCCGGTTCAGTCACTTGAGCCGGGCATGGAGCGTCTCAAACGCTGGATCGCAGATAACGGAGGCCCAAGCCATGTCGCAGGGATGAGACGGGTGCCAAAGACAGCAAGCTCAGTGAAAGCACAACGCAGGATGGCGGAACGCGAGAATATGCTTTCGGGCGAGCCTATTATCGAACGATGA
- a CDS encoding nucleoside deaminase, whose product MHRSPESHAKWMALALEEAKHAQKVGEVPVGCVVVHDERVIGRGHNRRELDQDPTAHAEMLALREAARTLGSWRLLDTTVYVTLEPCPMCAGALINSRVSTVVYGCDDRKAGALRSLYELGSDMRFNHRFEVISGVKATQSGALLSAFFQALRTRIDKD is encoded by the coding sequence ATGCATAGAAGCCCCGAAAGTCACGCAAAGTGGATGGCCTTGGCGCTCGAGGAGGCGAAGCACGCGCAAAAGGTGGGTGAGGTACCTGTAGGCTGCGTCGTGGTGCATGACGAACGTGTCATCGGGCGCGGACACAATCGCAGGGAGCTCGATCAAGATCCGACTGCGCATGCCGAGATGCTGGCCCTGCGCGAAGCGGCGCGCACCTTGGGGTCATGGCGCCTGCTTGATACTACGGTTTACGTGACCCTCGAGCCGTGCCCGATGTGCGCCGGGGCCTTGATCAACAGTCGCGTATCTACCGTCGTTTATGGATGTGATGATCGCAAAGCCGGGGCATTGCGCTCGCTTTACGAGCTGGGAAGCGACATGCGGTTCAATCATCGTTTTGAAGTGATCAGCGGGGTAAAGGCAACGCAGTCAGGGGCACTCTTAAGTGCATTTTTTCAGGCTCTTCGCACGCGGATTGACAAGGACTAA
- a CDS encoding universal stress protein: MSTSKIIVATDFRTLSDTCVRVGAELGAALGVDVDVIHASDLVKLEGAAAVPSGMHVVNDALLERLNTRRKGLELKLQHQLSAHGNVKNAVVHARFVDDRPWHAIVEASKPPGTQLVVIGSRGPHRSTVERVLGTTTERVVRHALGPVLVLHPDAFTSTLLGTHWIVGVDFSPSSVQAARYAVELAQNTGGRVTLMHVLPFGQGRLEVDIGDALHHEWVDAAQVQLSETAQKLGGSVQTRVIPEERDQSSGQTLCSAAQQEKDAVLVLSAGEHSTVSRVLLGSTAERSLRYATMPVLIVR; this comes from the coding sequence ATGAGCACATCCAAAATCATCGTCGCAACCGATTTCCGTACGCTGAGCGACACCTGCGTCCGCGTGGGTGCCGAGCTCGGCGCGGCGCTCGGCGTCGATGTGGATGTGATCCACGCCAGCGATCTCGTTAAACTCGAAGGCGCAGCCGCAGTCCCTTCGGGGATGCATGTCGTCAACGATGCGCTTCTAGAACGCTTGAACACACGGCGCAAGGGCCTCGAGTTAAAGCTGCAACATCAGCTTTCCGCGCATGGCAACGTCAAAAATGCCGTAGTGCATGCCAGATTCGTGGATGATCGGCCGTGGCATGCCATCGTAGAAGCAAGTAAACCGCCGGGCACCCAACTCGTGGTGATTGGATCTCGTGGGCCGCATCGCTCTACCGTAGAACGGGTGCTCGGCACGACGACCGAACGCGTGGTGCGGCACGCCCTCGGTCCCGTCCTCGTCTTGCATCCGGACGCTTTTACCTCCACCTTACTCGGCACACATTGGATAGTCGGCGTGGATTTTTCCCCGTCCAGTGTGCAAGCCGCCAGATACGCTGTGGAGCTCGCTCAAAATACCGGCGGCCGCGTCACGCTGATGCATGTACTGCCCTTTGGCCAAGGAAGGCTTGAAGTGGATATTGGAGACGCGCTTCATCACGAATGGGTGGATGCTGCCCAAGTGCAGCTGAGCGAAACGGCGCAAAAACTGGGAGGGTCGGTACAGACGCGCGTCATTCCTGAGGAACGTGACCAGTCCAGCGGTCAGACCCTGTGTAGCGCTGCACAGCAGGAGAAAGACGCGGTACTGGTTCTTAGCGCGGGGGAGCATAGTACGGTGTCGCGTGTGCTTCTCGGAAGCACGGCAGAGCGCAGTCTGCGGTATGCCACGATGCCAGTGCTCATCGTTCGATAA
- a CDS encoding putative metal-binding motif-containing protein — translation MNTFRWIWILALVGCSTIVDADKDRLNDAGVPIGCDPDCDDGIDCTEDECVNDVCQHRPLSSRCDTGFVCDPNASGSGCVPGDCGLDCSQAPDCPEDSCYDCDRAGFCNSSGDGCLYHLRDDDKDGHGVAEAAGNDCSLIDPNGDDCDDSNPARYPDHPEVCDGIDNDCDDQVDFTEATGQFCLGELCGNPIDVALTDGVFTHNGTLIYYRKNYNAGQDPFGTSCAPNTGADLIYRLTVNSPMDIRIEAEATSSPAINPMLAVRSAATCTYGSSDFTFNKTCHDNINVADPSSRIFLQRFGDTGSKTLYIMLKGYDSSDTGDFEFRVTVTPSTPLTCSISSIDISDGGLLIGQLGTDNAQSATSECLGSVGSGDTAARFDVSHTGVPSSGEIRAVASDFSPVIYMRGSSCGGSETGCDALNEVALDFASESISLASTNYVMIDGGSEDDLFFLRYMPPEP, via the coding sequence ATGAACACTTTTCGATGGATCTGGATACTCGCCCTGGTAGGCTGCAGCACAATCGTCGATGCCGACAAAGACCGATTAAACGATGCGGGCGTGCCAATCGGCTGCGATCCGGACTGCGACGATGGCATCGACTGCACGGAAGATGAATGCGTCAACGACGTGTGCCAGCATCGTCCCTTGAGCAGTCGTTGTGACACAGGGTTCGTATGTGATCCCAATGCATCCGGTTCCGGCTGCGTGCCTGGCGACTGTGGACTCGATTGTTCGCAGGCGCCCGATTGCCCGGAAGATAGTTGTTACGATTGCGATAGGGCAGGGTTTTGCAATTCCTCGGGTGACGGGTGTCTCTATCACTTGCGTGACGACGATAAAGACGGCCATGGCGTCGCTGAGGCGGCCGGTAACGACTGTAGTTTGATCGACCCGAACGGGGATGATTGCGACGATTCCAACCCAGCTCGGTATCCCGATCATCCTGAGGTGTGCGATGGTATCGATAACGATTGCGACGACCAGGTCGACTTTACGGAGGCGACAGGCCAGTTTTGCCTAGGAGAGCTATGCGGTAATCCCATCGATGTCGCACTCACCGACGGAGTTTTCACGCATAATGGCACGTTGATTTACTATCGAAAGAATTACAACGCAGGTCAGGATCCCTTCGGAACAAGCTGCGCGCCTAATACTGGGGCCGATCTGATATACCGCCTGACTGTAAACAGCCCCATGGACATTCGCATCGAGGCTGAAGCGACCAGCAGTCCTGCCATCAATCCGATGCTTGCAGTAAGGAGCGCCGCAACCTGTACGTACGGTTCAAGCGATTTTACGTTCAACAAAACTTGCCATGACAACATTAACGTTGCCGACCCATCGAGCCGCATATTTTTGCAAAGGTTTGGCGATACGGGATCAAAGACGCTGTACATCATGCTTAAGGGATACGACAGTAGCGATACGGGCGATTTCGAGTTCAGGGTCACCGTAACGCCCAGCACGCCTCTGACCTGCAGCATCTCAAGCATTGATATCAGCGACGGAGGCCTTTTGATTGGGCAACTTGGAACTGATAACGCGCAGAGTGCGACTTCTGAATGCCTGGGCTCTGTGGGCAGCGGAGATACTGCCGCTCGGTTCGATGTCTCCCATACAGGCGTTCCGAGCTCCGGAGAAATACGCGCGGTGGCTTCGGACTTTTCCCCCGTCATTTACATGCGCGGTAGCTCCTGTGGCGGCAGTGAAACCGGTTGCGATGCATTAAACGAGGTAGCGTTGGACTTTGCATCCGAGAGCATTTCTCTCGCGTCCACCAACTATGTAATGATTGACGGCGGCAGCGAGGACGACCTCTTCTTCCTCCGCTATATGCCACCAGAGCCCTGA
- the recA gene encoding recombinase RecA: MTMKEKLKAMGVAINAIEKQFGKGAIMSLGQRNQENIAVLCSGSRSLDIALGSGYPRGRIIEVFGPESSGKTTLTLHAIAEAQRAEGIAAFIDAEHALDVQYARRLGVDAERLLVSQPDSGEQALDIAEALVRSAAIDLVVIDSVAALVPRAEIEGDMGDHHMGLQARLMSQALRKLTGIAFRSGTTMIFINQLRTKIGVTFGSPETTTGGNALKFYASVRMDVRRIGQVKVADAVIGNRTRVKVVKNKLAPPFQVAEFDLRYAMGIDRVGDTLDLAVSHGIVTRNGAYYAFADTQLGQGREKARETLIENASLYGRLDAAILASLSSGKGAAKPESPGAIAAA, encoded by the coding sequence ATGACCATGAAAGAGAAGCTCAAGGCGATGGGTGTCGCAATCAACGCCATCGAGAAGCAGTTCGGGAAGGGCGCGATCATGTCGCTTGGACAACGAAACCAGGAAAACATAGCCGTCCTTTGTTCGGGATCGCGCTCGCTCGACATTGCCCTGGGGTCGGGTTACCCGCGTGGGCGCATTATTGAGGTCTTTGGTCCTGAATCAAGCGGCAAAACCACGCTCACTTTGCACGCGATCGCAGAGGCCCAGCGCGCCGAGGGCATCGCAGCGTTTATTGATGCCGAACACGCGCTTGATGTGCAGTATGCTCGCAGACTCGGTGTCGATGCGGAACGCCTGCTTGTCAGTCAGCCGGATTCCGGCGAGCAAGCTCTGGACATCGCCGAGGCGTTGGTGCGCAGTGCTGCCATCGACCTGGTGGTCATAGATTCCGTGGCAGCATTGGTGCCTCGCGCTGAAATCGAAGGCGACATGGGTGACCACCATATGGGTCTTCAAGCGCGACTGATGAGCCAAGCGCTGCGTAAGTTGACAGGCATTGCGTTTCGGTCGGGCACTACCATGATATTCATTAATCAGTTGCGCACGAAAATTGGTGTGACATTTGGATCACCCGAAACCACCACCGGCGGCAACGCGCTCAAGTTTTATGCCTCGGTGCGGATGGATGTTAGGCGCATTGGGCAGGTCAAAGTAGCCGATGCAGTCATCGGAAACCGCACGAGAGTCAAAGTGGTTAAGAACAAGCTCGCTCCACCGTTTCAGGTAGCGGAGTTTGATCTCCGGTACGCCATGGGCATCGATCGTGTTGGGGACACTCTGGATCTGGCAGTCAGCCATGGGATCGTGACGCGCAACGGTGCATACTACGCCTTTGCCGATACGCAACTGGGACAAGGGCGGGAGAAGGCCCGGGAAACTTTGATCGAGAATGCCTCACTTTACGGGCGCCTCGATGCCGCGATCTTGGCATCGTTAAGCAGCGGGAAAGGCGCCGCAAAACCTGAATCACCGGGCGCAATCGCAGCGGCCTAA
- a CDS encoding 2-oxo acid dehydrogenase subunit E2, which translates to MTMVSMPQLGESVFEGTIGKWLVAEGDHVEKDQALVEVLTDKADSELPAPASGTVARILAKEGATVAVGEDLCEIDETAGDQATSETKKQSGAKTDEPAVPAAEAIKKKTPSQPVVPEPPPPVRTEESAAPVHATPSVRKRAREQGALLGTAAISVSSAEHTRADLMDTPPSPAQGVRTPHFKVPPYVKKAGDEVVPFSRRRRIIADHMLYSKQVAPQVVTFAECDLYRISALRDAQKKQLKNEGINLTYLAFVAAACARALREYRILNARVLEDAYVLLKDINLGIAVDTPDGLVVPVIRHADELSVRGLAKAIDEIAERSRDGKLTPDDLAGKTFTISNPGRMGNLVGGAIISQPNVGILRIGEIKKRVVVIEKDDQDLMAIHPVMHMALSYDHRIVDGVGGNSFLYRLREILEQAEFDV; encoded by the coding sequence ATGACAATGGTGAGTATGCCCCAGTTGGGCGAAAGCGTATTCGAGGGCACCATCGGTAAGTGGCTTGTCGCTGAAGGCGATCACGTCGAAAAGGACCAAGCATTGGTCGAGGTGTTGACAGACAAGGCTGACAGCGAGCTGCCCGCGCCCGCATCGGGAACCGTAGCGAGGATTTTGGCGAAAGAGGGCGCAACGGTCGCTGTGGGCGAAGACCTTTGCGAAATCGACGAAACCGCAGGCGACCAAGCGACTTCCGAGACTAAGAAGCAGTCCGGCGCTAAAACAGACGAGCCGGCCGTGCCCGCGGCTGAGGCTATAAAGAAGAAGACCCCCTCACAGCCAGTCGTACCCGAGCCGCCCCCACCGGTCCGGACAGAGGAGAGTGCCGCGCCAGTGCATGCCACGCCGTCGGTGCGCAAAAGAGCCCGCGAGCAGGGCGCGCTTCTGGGCACTGCCGCAATATCAGTCAGTAGCGCCGAACACACGCGCGCGGATCTCATGGATACACCGCCCTCCCCTGCTCAGGGCGTCCGCACCCCACATTTTAAGGTACCACCTTATGTGAAGAAGGCAGGCGACGAAGTAGTGCCTTTTAGCCGCCGGCGGCGAATCATCGCCGACCACATGCTCTATTCCAAACAGGTGGCACCGCAGGTGGTCACCTTCGCGGAATGTGACTTGTATCGTATCTCGGCCCTAAGGGATGCACAGAAGAAACAACTAAAAAACGAAGGCATCAATCTCACATACCTCGCGTTTGTCGCGGCCGCGTGCGCACGCGCCCTGCGTGAATATCGCATTTTGAACGCGCGGGTGCTTGAGGATGCCTATGTGTTGCTCAAGGACATCAACCTCGGCATTGCCGTCGATACACCCGACGGGCTTGTGGTGCCCGTCATCCGCCATGCCGACGAACTTTCCGTACGGGGCTTGGCCAAAGCCATTGATGAGATCGCCGAACGGAGCCGAGACGGCAAGCTCACCCCCGATGATCTCGCCGGAAAAACGTTCACCATTTCTAACCCAGGCCGAATGGGCAACCTGGTGGGCGGTGCAATTATCTCGCAGCCTAACGTGGGGATTCTCCGGATTGGCGAGATCAAGAAGCGAGTGGTCGTCATCGAAAAGGACGACCAGGATTTGATGGCCATCCATCCGGTGATGCATATGGCGCTTAGTTACGACCATCGCATTGTCGATGGCGTCGGCGGAAACAGCTTTCTCTACCGCCTGCGCGAAATCCTCGAACAAGCCGAATTCGACGTATAA
- a CDS encoding YifB family Mg chelatase-like AAA ATPase, with protein sequence MRAVCQAGVVLGIDAHPVEVQVRLTRGLPRFDIVGLPETAVKEARLRVSSAIDACQFAFPQRRVLLNLAPADLRKSGTAFDLAIAIAVLCTSGGCAPNLLAGTLIIGELSLTGEVRGISGALAQLRSARDRGLGRAIVPLENAAEAQFMSGIEILCAKDLKEVVGFLNGVSTLPEAQSLNGDVAGPCQTQSPTEDMADIRGQAIAKRALEIAAVGHHNVLLTGPPGAGKTMLARRLPGILAPPTREESLLIATVAGVARSYSGSAHDQCQRPFRSPHHTISDVAMMGGGVPVRPGEVTLAHGGVLFLDELAEFRSNAIEALRTTMEQGEIHIARSLYRVTLPAKPLVVAAMNPCPCGYAGDAKHICTCSIDRIARYRSKVSGPLLDRFDIHVHVPAVKIRDLSQAKTAEKSTEIAQRVSLAQSFAQSRHSCMGKLNPLRSQVARVMERAAEHFGLSARAWDKVIRVARSIADLEQTTHIEAEHVAEAFQYRFVDRSQHAKTSMATSMLEAMPEH encoded by the coding sequence GTGCGCGCCGTGTGCCAAGCTGGAGTGGTCTTGGGGATCGATGCCCATCCTGTCGAAGTCCAGGTGAGGCTGACCCGGGGGTTGCCGCGATTTGATATTGTAGGACTGCCTGAGACAGCCGTCAAAGAGGCGCGCCTCAGGGTGAGTTCCGCCATCGATGCGTGCCAGTTCGCCTTTCCGCAGCGAAGGGTGCTGCTGAACCTGGCTCCGGCCGATCTCCGCAAGTCGGGTACAGCGTTTGATCTGGCCATTGCCATTGCGGTTTTGTGCACCTCGGGTGGGTGCGCGCCCAATCTATTAGCCGGCACTTTGATCATTGGCGAGCTATCGCTTACGGGGGAAGTGCGTGGCATCTCGGGCGCATTGGCGCAGCTCAGAAGCGCGAGGGATCGCGGCCTCGGGCGGGCGATTGTTCCTCTGGAAAATGCTGCAGAAGCGCAGTTCATGTCGGGCATAGAGATTCTCTGCGCCAAGGACCTGAAAGAGGTAGTGGGATTTCTCAACGGCGTAAGCACCCTTCCCGAGGCTCAATCGCTGAACGGCGATGTGGCGGGCCCGTGCCAGACCCAAAGCCCGACGGAGGACATGGCGGACATTCGCGGCCAAGCCATTGCCAAACGCGCGCTTGAAATTGCTGCCGTGGGGCATCACAACGTGCTTCTCACAGGTCCGCCCGGCGCAGGCAAGACCATGCTCGCGCGCCGCTTACCAGGTATTCTCGCGCCTCCCACACGTGAAGAGTCTTTGCTGATAGCCACGGTTGCTGGCGTTGCTCGAAGCTATTCGGGTAGCGCTCATGATCAATGCCAGCGTCCGTTTCGTTCTCCTCACCATACCATCAGCGATGTAGCCATGATGGGAGGAGGGGTGCCGGTCCGTCCCGGCGAGGTTACCCTGGCCCATGGTGGGGTGCTTTTCTTAGATGAGCTTGCAGAGTTTCGATCGAATGCGATCGAGGCGCTTCGGACCACCATGGAACAGGGCGAGATCCACATCGCGAGAAGCTTGTATCGCGTGACCTTGCCAGCCAAACCGTTGGTCGTGGCGGCGATGAATCCATGCCCGTGTGGTTACGCCGGCGATGCAAAACATATTTGTACATGCTCCATAGATCGCATTGCGCGATATCGCAGCAAGGTTTCCGGACCTCTGCTCGACCGTTTCGACATTCACGTCCATGTGCCGGCCGTTAAGATCAGAGACCTTTCTCAAGCGAAGACTGCAGAGAAAAGCACAGAGATCGCTCAACGCGTAAGCCTGGCGCAATCCTTTGCGCAATCGCGCCACAGCTGTATGGGCAAGCTCAATCCGTTGCGCAGTCAGGTGGCTCGGGTGATGGAACGCGCTGCAGAGCACTTTGGATTGTCCGCGAGGGCCTGGGACAAGGTAATTCGGGTTGCGCGCAGCATTGCCGACTTGGAACAGACCACGCATATCGAGGCCGAACATGTGGCCGAGGCGTTTCAATACCGTTTTGTCGATCGATCACAGCATGCCAAAACCAGTATGGCGACAAGCATGCTCGAAGCCATGCCGGAACATTAG
- a CDS encoding VWA domain-containing protein — MRWGYVVMLGLILSACSGDKNEGFLGNACEGGPSEGGCGTACRDNVSACANGLYCASDGVCHADCSTEREIACGAEGLACASNGRCVDFGTDGDEVCGNVKITGANVKPNAMLIVDQSGSMTTNNFGSETRWDALRSLLIGPPADRPSGLVYDLQDQVKFGFASYSARAGDDNKPAPGTVCPMLNNPGDDNNAQSILAFQPNHYDAIRSFYEPAGTIAETPTGDAVTEITSQVGNVADYDDPVIFLLATDGEPDRCEQLNPGSTTAKNEVIQAVTAAFTSGIKTFVIAIGNEVSSGHAQDVAAAGQGLDPEDYPDKDLFYRPSTADALETDLQNIIRGERPCTFTIDGEIKDLDRACEGSVRLFTEGDPDGQALVCDDANGWRAVDGHTVEIRGQACADYRSSNNATVEGVFPCGVASGPFVF, encoded by the coding sequence ATGCGTTGGGGTTATGTGGTAATGCTCGGGTTGATATTGAGCGCGTGCTCGGGGGACAAGAACGAAGGCTTTTTGGGCAATGCATGTGAAGGTGGTCCATCAGAAGGCGGTTGTGGGACCGCGTGTCGCGACAACGTCTCGGCCTGCGCGAACGGCCTTTACTGTGCTTCTGATGGAGTATGCCATGCAGACTGCAGCACAGAACGCGAGATCGCCTGTGGGGCTGAGGGTTTAGCGTGCGCGAGCAATGGGCGGTGCGTGGATTTCGGAACCGACGGGGACGAGGTCTGCGGAAACGTCAAAATCACGGGCGCCAATGTCAAACCCAACGCTATGCTGATCGTGGATCAGTCAGGCAGCATGACCACGAACAATTTTGGCTCCGAGACACGCTGGGACGCATTGCGTAGTTTGCTAATCGGTCCCCCAGCTGACCGTCCCTCCGGGTTGGTCTATGACCTACAAGATCAGGTCAAGTTCGGCTTTGCCTCTTATTCCGCACGAGCAGGTGACGATAACAAGCCGGCTCCGGGGACGGTATGTCCCATGCTGAACAACCCCGGCGACGACAACAACGCGCAATCGATTCTGGCGTTTCAGCCCAATCACTACGACGCCATCCGGTCGTTTTACGAACCGGCGGGCACGATTGCCGAGACCCCGACAGGGGATGCTGTGACCGAAATCACCTCCCAAGTGGGTAATGTGGCGGATTACGATGACCCGGTGATCTTTCTGCTGGCAACTGATGGAGAACCCGATCGCTGTGAACAGCTGAACCCCGGGTCGACAACTGCTAAAAACGAAGTCATCCAGGCGGTCACCGCCGCGTTCACGTCGGGAATCAAGACGTTTGTCATCGCCATTGGAAACGAGGTGTCCAGCGGTCATGCCCAGGATGTGGCGGCAGCGGGTCAGGGCCTTGATCCCGAAGATTACCCGGACAAAGACCTTTTTTACCGACCTAGCACTGCCGACGCATTAGAAACAGATCTTCAAAATATCATTCGCGGCGAGCGGCCGTGCACATTTACGATCGACGGCGAGATTAAGGATTTGGATCGCGCATGTGAAGGGTCGGTGCGTCTGTTTACCGAGGGTGATCCCGACGGACAAGCGCTGGTGTGCGATGATGCCAATGGATGGCGCGCGGTCGATGGTCACACCGTGGAAATTCGCGGCCAAGCGTGCGCCGACTACCGCAGCAGCAATAACGCGACCGTCGAGGGAGTATTCCCTTGTGGCGTAGCCAGCGGTCCATTTGTGTTCTAA
- a CDS encoding sigma-54-dependent Fis family transcriptional regulator, with protein MRRVLVVDDEENLRLVLRTLLSKEGYDVETAASAEQALDRIETFGPDFVLADVRMPGMSGLELCRELKARSSVATVIVMSAYGSVDLAIEAMKAGAYDYVAKPFKQDEVLIALHKAEERETLRRENRALREAVRKKHQFDELIAKSENMEQVFKTITKAAEYKTTVLITGESGTGKELVARALHRKGPRKNSPFVAVNCGAIPATLLESELFGHKRGAFTDASMDKRGLFEEAHGGTLFLDEIGEMPLALQVKLLRALQEHIIRRLGDVEDRRVDVRVIAATTRDLRREIEEKHFREDLYYRLNVLQIAIPPLRDRKEDVMLLIEHFIDKSNKRLGTRIHGLSPRTLKLLIDYSWPGNVRELENVIERACVLAEHDVLSEDDLPDRLREGHDPVALALSGKELSIKKTVRHIEEALIRRALEKTKGNRTAASRLLEISHRALLYKIKDYGLS; from the coding sequence ATGCGCCGAGTGCTGGTGGTTGATGATGAAGAGAACCTACGATTGGTCTTGAGAACCTTGCTCAGCAAAGAAGGCTACGATGTAGAGACCGCTGCGAGCGCAGAACAGGCGCTGGATCGCATTGAGACCTTCGGGCCAGATTTTGTGCTTGCCGACGTGCGCATGCCTGGTATGAGCGGTCTTGAGCTCTGTCGTGAGCTTAAAGCGCGCAGCTCCGTAGCCACAGTCATCGTGATGAGCGCGTATGGCTCGGTGGACTTGGCCATCGAAGCCATGAAGGCCGGCGCTTACGACTACGTGGCGAAGCCATTTAAGCAAGATGAGGTCTTGATTGCGCTGCACAAGGCCGAGGAGCGAGAGACGCTACGGCGCGAAAACCGCGCACTGCGCGAAGCCGTGCGCAAAAAGCATCAGTTCGATGAGCTGATCGCCAAAAGCGAAAACATGGAGCAGGTATTTAAAACAATAACCAAAGCTGCCGAGTACAAGACAACCGTACTCATCACCGGTGAAAGTGGTACCGGCAAAGAGCTCGTCGCACGCGCGCTGCATCGCAAGGGCCCCCGAAAAAACAGCCCGTTTGTGGCCGTCAACTGTGGCGCGATTCCGGCAACGCTGCTTGAGAGCGAGCTATTTGGCCACAAGCGGGGGGCGTTTACCGATGCCAGCATGGATAAGCGCGGCCTGTTCGAGGAGGCACATGGCGGCACGTTGTTTCTCGATGAAATCGGCGAGATGCCACTTGCGCTACAGGTTAAATTGCTTCGCGCATTGCAAGAACACATCATTCGACGCTTGGGCGATGTGGAGGACAGGCGCGTCGATGTCAGAGTCATCGCAGCAACCACGCGGGACTTGCGGCGCGAAATCGAAGAGAAACATTTCCGCGAAGACCTTTACTACCGCCTCAATGTCTTACAAATCGCGATTCCGCCGCTTCGAGATCGCAAGGAGGACGTGATGTTACTCATCGAGCACTTTATCGATAAGAGCAACAAGCGTTTGGGAACCCGCATCCATGGTCTGAGCCCCAGAACCCTCAAGCTATTGATTGATTACTCATGGCCGGGCAATGTGCGTGAGCTCGAAAACGTGATCGAGCGGGCTTGCGTACTTGCCGAGCATGACGTGCTGAGCGAGGACGATCTTCCTGACCGGCTCCGAGAAGGGCATGACCCGGTCGCGCTGGCTCTTTCTGGGAAAGAACTATCCATCAAAAAGACCGTGCGACACATCGAAGAGGCCCTGATTCGTCGCGCCCTGGAGAAAACCAAAGGCAATCGTACTGCGGCCTCGCGCCTGCTAGAGATCAGCCACCGCGCGCTTCTTTACAAAATCAAAGATTACGGCCTCAGCTAA